In the genome of Montipora foliosa isolate CH-2021 chromosome 3, ASM3666993v2, whole genome shotgun sequence, one region contains:
- the LOC137995867 gene encoding uncharacterized protein → MDEHRIRNELLKSKCDWIKFKMNVPAASHMGGVWERQIRTVRAVLSSLLIKNGAQLDDESLRTLMCGTEAIVNSRPLTINQLSEPDSPEPLTPSHLLTMKSKVLLSPPGEFEPADLYARKRWRRVQHLANEFWTRWQKEYLLSLQERQRWTQPRRDLRVGDVVMVKDTNVSRSQWQLARVATVYPSADGYVARFK, encoded by the coding sequence ATGGACGAGCACCGCATAAGAAACGAGCTCTTGAAATCAAAGTGCGATTGGATCAAGTTCAAGATGAATGTTCCAGCAGCAAGCCACATGGGCGGAGTTTGGGAAAGGCAGATAAGGACAGTGCGCGCAGTCCTATCCTCTCTCCTTATCAAAAATGGCGCGCAACTCGACGACGAGTCCTTAAGGACGTTGATGTGCGGGACTGAAGCAATAGTAAACAGTCGCCCTCTTACCATCAACCAACTTTCAGAACCAGATTCGCCCGAACCATTAACACCGAGTCACCTATTAACGATGAAATCGAAAGTTCTCCTCTCTCCACCAGGAGAGTTCGAACCGGCTGACCTGTACGCTCGGAAGCGCTGGAGACGCGTGCAACACCTCGCAAACGAATTCTGGACCCGCTGGCAAAAGGAATATTTACTTAGTCTTCAAGAACGGCAAAGGTGGACGCAGCCACGTCGAGATCTACGTGTCGGCGACGTAGTTATGGTAAAGGACACCAATGTTTCCAGAAGCCAATGGCAGCTTGCTCGTGTTGCTACCGTTTACCCTAGTGCTGATGGCTACGTCGCAAGGTTCAAGTAG